Part of the Candidatus Eisenbacteria bacterium genome is shown below.
CTCGCGCCATGTCGGGGACGCCTCCGCCGCCTTCGTGTGAGCCACCAGAACTGCCGCTGGCGTCGGTGTCGGTTCCCACGAAGTGTTTGTGCAGGACATGTCGCGCGTCAGCGGCATCTGGTCCAGTCCCAGCCAGATGGTAGCCGCGAGTGGTTCGGACTCGGAGACGCTAGCGATCGTGATTCTGGCCATGGTTCCTACCGCGGGCTCCGTCCGAGCTTCGGGGTACGCTGGCTCCCATGCGAACGCGACGGCGCGCCCAAGACTGGAGGCCGCTTTTCACCTCTGGTACGCTCCATACGAACGCTCCTTCCGATTTGCGGTGGGGCGCCGACGCTGACACGTCGACACCCCGAGTCCGCGCGCCCTGGCTAGCTCGTCATCTTCACACGGACCTGAGCAGTCAGGGCGTTCCTCTTGATCCAGTCAACCATCGCTTCGCAATCGGTGCGATTGTGGTACGCCTCGCCACTGTCACCGATGATCCGGTTGTTGTTGGCGAACATGCGCCACCGCCACTGATTCGAGCGATCGACGTAAATCTCGAACGACATCTTGTTTCTCCTCCCTCCTAGCCGAAGAAGCCCCGAGGAGCATCGGGCGCCCAGCGCCGGCTCGGCGTCGGACTGTTGCGAGCGTCGATCACAGTCAACGCGCTCCGAACAAGGCACGCTGCTCAAAACAATGAGGAGCCCCGGCCCAGGAAGGCCACAGGGGCTCCTCATCGCTTTCGTCACCGCCGTCCGGCTGGCTCTCGTGGGTGCTGCCACGCTTCGAGCAACCTACTACTGCGCCCTTGGTGGCCCGGGCCGCCTCATCCTCAGCGATCCGCCGAACGCTTCACGTCTGCAATGACCGCGCGCGAACATCGCGCACGTCACCCCTCTTGAACGTCCGCGCGACCATGCGGACGCGCTATAGCTTGAACTCGA
Proteins encoded:
- a CDS encoding DUF1508 domain-containing protein — protein: MSFEIYVDRSNQWRWRMFANNNRIIGDSGEAYHNRTDCEAMVDWIKRNALTAQVRVKMTS